Proteins encoded in a region of the Cytobacillus pseudoceanisediminis genome:
- a CDS encoding ChaB family protein: MPYDKLSDLPDSVKDNLPHHAQEIFKEAFNSASEEYGEEETAFKVAWSAVKKKYEKNDDDKWVKKEE, from the coding sequence ATGCCTTATGATAAACTAAGCGATCTGCCTGATTCCGTCAAAGATAATCTTCCGCATCACGCACAGGAGATCTTTAAGGAAGCGTTTAATTCTGCAAGCGAAGAATATGGCGAGGAAGAAACGGCCTTTAAGGTTGCCTGGAGTGCAGTGAAGAAGAAATATGAGAAGAATGATGATGATAAATGGGTGAAGAAGGAAGAGTAA
- a CDS encoding BCCT family transporter gives MNGKKTVFFSSLAISLVLISIGVFAPKQMESFSNHSLEFIYNNLGWFILGSVFFFFAFCMYIGLSRFGKIRLGDDHDRPEYKTATWVGMLFSASIGISLVFWGVAEPVSYYIDPPFGKGSSEESAKLAMQFVYLHWGVSAWACYAVVGVSLAFFQFRKKLPASLSSVFYPLIGDKIRGPFGKLIDVVVILSIVIGIATSLGFGTLQVNSGMNYLWGLPVSFYTQVAIILVVSFIYVGSTVSGLQGAMKHLSNLNMLLAFALLAFVLFLGPTQSILKIFFQGIGDYAQNFIGMSFRTEPYSDGTWIASWTLFYFGWWIAWAPLVGSFVARISKGRTIKEFMIGAIFIPVAGAFFWFAVMGGSAIDLIQNMGETAIATAVSTDVTSALFKFFDYFPMSVFLSILAMVLVLVFFITSANSAVFVLGMISENGNPNPSHSTKVIWGIVIAGVSAVLIMTGGLSGLQSALVATSIPLAILMLFMCYSTYKGLKDELKAMSESRNQDEPIVKSIRKKAVAKKA, from the coding sequence ATGAACGGTAAAAAAACTGTCTTTTTTTCCTCGTTAGCCATAAGTTTGGTTTTAATAAGTATAGGGGTCTTTGCCCCAAAGCAAATGGAAAGCTTTTCAAATCATTCACTGGAATTTATCTATAATAACTTGGGCTGGTTTATTCTGGGCAGTGTCTTTTTCTTCTTTGCTTTTTGTATGTATATTGGGCTTTCAAGATTCGGGAAAATCAGGCTGGGGGACGATCATGATCGGCCAGAATACAAAACAGCTACATGGGTAGGGATGCTGTTCAGTGCCTCTATTGGGATAAGTCTTGTATTTTGGGGTGTGGCAGAACCAGTTTCATACTATATTGATCCTCCCTTTGGGAAAGGATCTTCAGAAGAATCCGCAAAGCTGGCAATGCAATTTGTTTACCTGCATTGGGGGGTCTCTGCATGGGCGTGTTATGCAGTTGTAGGAGTCTCCTTAGCATTTTTCCAATTCCGCAAAAAGCTGCCGGCCTCACTGAGTTCTGTTTTTTATCCATTAATAGGAGACAAAATTAGGGGCCCTTTTGGCAAACTGATTGATGTCGTTGTCATTCTTTCCATTGTCATTGGCATAGCCACATCGCTGGGATTTGGAACGCTTCAAGTGAATAGCGGTATGAATTATCTGTGGGGTCTTCCGGTAAGCTTTTATACCCAAGTTGCTATTATTCTCGTTGTAAGTTTTATTTATGTCGGTTCCACTGTTTCAGGCCTTCAGGGAGCGATGAAGCATTTGTCCAACCTTAATATGCTGCTGGCATTTGCACTATTGGCATTCGTATTGTTTCTTGGACCAACCCAATCCATCTTAAAGATCTTTTTTCAAGGGATAGGGGATTACGCCCAGAATTTCATTGGGATGTCGTTTAGGACTGAGCCCTATAGTGATGGAACCTGGATTGCAAGCTGGACACTGTTTTATTTTGGCTGGTGGATCGCCTGGGCTCCGCTTGTCGGCAGTTTCGTAGCCAGAATTTCAAAGGGCAGAACCATCAAAGAGTTTATGATCGGGGCCATCTTTATCCCTGTTGCAGGAGCATTCTTCTGGTTTGCCGTGATGGGCGGTTCGGCCATTGATCTCATTCAGAACATGGGCGAAACAGCGATTGCAACGGCGGTTTCCACCGATGTAACCTCTGCTTTATTTAAGTTTTTCGATTATTTTCCAATGAGTGTCTTTTTAAGTATTTTAGCTATGGTACTTGTACTTGTTTTCTTTATAACCTCTGCGAATTCTGCTGTTTTTGTATTAGGGATGATCAGTGAAAATGGAAACCCTAATCCATCTCACTCAACAAAAGTTATATGGGGGATTGTAATTGCTGGGGTCTCTGCTGTATTAATTATGACAGGAGGCCTATCCGGCTTACAGTCAGCCCTGGTTGCCACATCCATCCCGTTAGCCATTCTCATGCTTTTCATGTGTTACTCCACTTATAAGGGCTTAAAAGATGAGCTAAAAGCGATGAGTGAAAGCCGGAATCAAGATGAGCCTATCGTTAAAAGTATAAGAAAGAAAGCTGTTGCCAAAAAGGCATAA
- a CDS encoding DMT family transporter, whose product MNYYLLLLLTSLLWGGNFIVGKTLVDHASPITLTILRWAIAIICLVPLVWHKEKRLLPPKNAILPLLLMGITGVALFQALQFMALEKTSATSVGLISTLNMFSIAAFSFIFLKEKINILQLMSMFISLFGVLLVLSKGSLELLVSLQFNNGDLYMMAAVGMWGIYSVCSKWAMSFVTPMMSILYSGIFGLLVLLPFNTAGFTVTDVSASFLLSILYTGLISTVLCMVLWNIGVNQLGPSTSGLFLNFNPIFTAILAFIFLGEVLNWIQAVGSIIVIAGCFLFSALKTRTGKTTMGIPAPVFISEPVKER is encoded by the coding sequence GTGAACTATTATCTTCTCCTTCTTTTAACAAGTCTTCTCTGGGGCGGAAATTTCATTGTAGGAAAAACGCTTGTGGATCATGCATCTCCTATTACCTTAACCATTTTAAGATGGGCCATCGCCATTATCTGTCTCGTTCCTCTTGTCTGGCATAAAGAGAAACGGCTGCTGCCGCCGAAAAATGCAATCCTGCCATTACTGCTAATGGGCATCACGGGAGTAGCTTTGTTCCAGGCCCTGCAATTCATGGCACTGGAAAAAACATCGGCCACCAGCGTTGGCTTAATCTCTACATTAAATATGTTTTCCATTGCTGCCTTCTCTTTCATTTTTCTAAAAGAAAAAATAAACATACTGCAGCTCATGTCCATGTTCATTTCATTGTTTGGCGTACTGCTGGTCCTTTCAAAAGGTAGCCTGGAGTTACTGGTCTCTCTTCAGTTTAATAATGGGGACCTTTATATGATGGCCGCGGTGGGCATGTGGGGAATCTATTCGGTCTGCAGCAAATGGGCCATGTCTTTCGTTACACCTATGATGTCCATCTTATACTCAGGCATATTTGGCCTTCTCGTGCTTTTGCCGTTCAACACTGCTGGTTTCACCGTTACAGATGTCAGTGCTTCCTTTCTTTTATCCATTCTGTATACGGGTCTGATTTCAACAGTCCTATGCATGGTACTCTGGAACATCGGGGTCAACCAGCTGGGACCAAGCACTTCCGGCCTGTTCCTAAACTTTAATCCCATTTTCACAGCCATCTTAGCTTTTATCTTCTTAGGAGAGGTCTTGAACTGGATACAAGCGGTCGGAAGCATCATTGTCATTGCGGGGTGTTTCTTATTCTCTGCACTTAAAACCAGGACTGGAAAAACAACAATGGGGATTCCTGCACCAGTATTTATAAGTGAGCCGGTTAAGGAGAGATAA
- a CDS encoding Lrp/AsnC family transcriptional regulator, whose product MESIVSKVLDHLDIKILDLLQKDARISNLELSKKVNLSAPAVHARIKRLEAEGYIQKHVAILSHEKLGFDLLCFVFMSTNMHQAEKLESLEKTLESMKEVLECHCLTGEYDYLLKVACKDRKGLEMFIRKLNELGITKIQTSLALREIKDSTVLPIQD is encoded by the coding sequence GTGGAATCAATTGTAAGCAAGGTATTAGATCACCTGGATATAAAAATCCTGGATTTGCTTCAAAAGGATGCTCGGATTAGCAATCTGGAACTGTCGAAAAAGGTGAATCTTTCTGCTCCAGCTGTACATGCAAGGATTAAGCGTTTGGAAGCGGAAGGGTATATCCAGAAGCATGTGGCTATTTTAAGCCATGAGAAGCTGGGCTTTGATTTATTATGCTTCGTGTTCATGAGCACCAATATGCACCAGGCTGAAAAACTGGAATCTCTTGAAAAAACGCTGGAATCAATGAAGGAAGTTTTAGAATGTCATTGTTTAACAGGGGAGTATGATTATCTGCTGAAAGTAGCCTGCAAGGATCGCAAGGGGCTGGAGATGTTTATCAGGAAGCTGAATGAATTGGGAATCACGAAGATTCAGACCAGCCTGGCATTGAGGGAGATTAAGGATTCGACGGTGCTGCCAATACAGGATTAG
- a CDS encoding tartrate dehydrogenase, producing MKIYKVAVIAGDGIGPEVIGEGIKVLNKVAAMDSGFRFDFTYFPWGCEFYAKHGKMMDENGMEELKKFDAIYLGAVGFPGVPDHISLWDLLLRIRKDFDQYVNIRPVHLLKGAKTSLVDVKREEINMLFIRENTEGEYAGAGEWLFKGQQNEVVLQNSVFSRKGTERIIRYAFEAARKEGRSLTSISKANALNYSMVFWDQVFEEISSEYPDVETASYLVDAAAMLMVKDPKRFEVVVTSNLFGDILTDLGAAIAGGIGLAAGANINPERKYPSMFEPIHGSAPDIAGKGIANPLASIWSASQMLDFFGYEEYGKQVLGAIEDLLIEDETLTPDMGGTASTAEVGNRIIDIMETRLVSGKLKV from the coding sequence GTGAAAATTTATAAAGTTGCGGTTATAGCAGGTGATGGAATTGGACCTGAAGTGATTGGCGAAGGGATCAAAGTACTAAATAAAGTGGCGGCGATGGATTCAGGTTTCCGCTTTGATTTTACTTATTTCCCTTGGGGCTGTGAATTTTATGCGAAACACGGAAAGATGATGGATGAAAATGGCATGGAAGAATTAAAGAAGTTTGATGCCATTTATTTGGGGGCAGTCGGGTTTCCCGGCGTCCCTGACCATATCTCTTTATGGGATCTGCTTTTAAGAATCCGCAAAGATTTTGATCAATATGTGAATATCCGGCCTGTTCATTTACTGAAAGGGGCAAAAACTTCCTTAGTGGATGTAAAACGGGAAGAGATAAATATGCTTTTTATCCGTGAGAATACCGAAGGAGAGTATGCGGGTGCTGGTGAATGGCTGTTTAAGGGGCAGCAAAATGAAGTTGTCCTGCAAAACAGTGTGTTTTCCCGAAAAGGAACGGAAAGAATCATTCGGTATGCATTTGAAGCAGCTCGTAAGGAAGGAAGGTCTCTCACAAGCATATCAAAGGCGAACGCATTAAATTATTCAATGGTTTTCTGGGATCAGGTTTTTGAAGAAATAAGCTCTGAATACCCTGATGTGGAAACAGCCTCCTACCTTGTAGATGCCGCTGCCATGCTGATGGTTAAGGATCCAAAGAGGTTTGAAGTGGTCGTCACTTCCAATTTATTTGGCGATATATTAACAGACCTGGGTGCTGCTATTGCAGGAGGAATAGGGCTTGCCGCTGGTGCCAACATTAATCCTGAAAGAAAGTATCCTTCCATGTTTGAACCTATTCATGGCTCTGCTCCTGATATTGCAGGTAAGGGGATTGCCAATCCGCTTGCTTCCATTTGGTCAGCCAGTCAGATGCTTGACTTTTTTGGTTATGAGGAATATGGAAAACAAGTGCTTGGAGCCATTGAGGATTTGCTGATCGAGGATGAGACACTTACACCGGATATGGGAGGAACCGCATCTACCGCGGAAGTGGGTAATCGGATTATTGACATCATGGAGACCCGGCTTGTATCTGGTAAACTAAAGGTTTAA
- a CDS encoding NAD(P)/FAD-dependent oxidoreductase: MGNYPDAFDITIIGGGPVGLFTAFYTGMRQASVKIIESLPQLGGQLSALYPEKYIYDIAGFPKIRAQELIDNLIKQMNQFNPSVCLGESVEGIVRLSDQSFAIHTNKGTHYTKAVIITAGNGAFQPRKLNIGSEDKFENKNLHYFVQDLNQFAGKKVVIFGGGDSAVDWALMLEPIAGKVTLIHRRDKFRAHEHSVERLRHSSVEMLTPYIPVELAGAEEIENVMVENTASGETMLIPADDVLVNFGFVSSLGPIKEWGLEIEKNAILVNSKMETNIPGIYAAGDICTYEGKVKLIASGFGEAPTAVSNAKVYIDPGSKVQPLHSTSIMADKEKTGSAI; this comes from the coding sequence ATGGGCAATTATCCAGATGCTTTCGATATCACCATTATAGGCGGAGGCCCAGTTGGTCTTTTTACAGCTTTTTACACTGGTATGCGCCAGGCTTCGGTGAAAATTATTGAGAGTCTTCCGCAGCTGGGCGGACAATTATCAGCACTATATCCGGAAAAATATATTTATGACATAGCTGGTTTTCCTAAGATAAGAGCTCAGGAACTGATAGATAATTTGATAAAGCAAATGAATCAATTTAATCCATCTGTCTGCTTAGGGGAATCAGTGGAAGGCATCGTCCGCCTGTCTGATCAATCATTTGCGATTCACACGAATAAAGGGACCCATTATACGAAGGCAGTGATTATTACGGCAGGGAACGGTGCTTTCCAGCCAAGGAAATTAAATATCGGCAGCGAGGACAAATTTGAAAATAAAAATCTTCATTATTTTGTCCAAGACTTAAATCAGTTTGCCGGCAAAAAGGTTGTGATCTTTGGTGGAGGGGATTCAGCGGTTGACTGGGCTCTGATGCTTGAGCCGATTGCCGGCAAGGTAACGCTCATTCATAGGAGAGATAAGTTCCGGGCGCATGAGCATAGTGTGGAACGATTGAGACATTCCAGTGTGGAAATGCTGACACCTTATATTCCAGTGGAGCTGGCAGGTGCAGAAGAAATTGAAAACGTAATGGTAGAAAACACGGCTAGCGGGGAGACAATGCTCATCCCGGCAGATGATGTACTAGTGAATTTTGGATTTGTATCTTCATTAGGCCCCATTAAAGAGTGGGGGTTGGAAATAGAGAAAAATGCGATCCTGGTAAACTCCAAAATGGAAACGAATATTCCAGGAATCTATGCGGCAGGTGACATCTGTACCTATGAAGGCAAAGTAAAGCTTATAGCCAGCGGATTTGGGGAAGCGCCGACAGCTGTCAGCAATGCAAAGGTTTATATTGATCCAGGTTCAAAGGTCCAGCCGCTCCATAGTACAAGCATTATGGCAGATAAGGAAAAAACCGGTTCAGCAATCTAA
- a CDS encoding IS1182 family transposase → MLSKHNPIQRDQIEMVALDELVPADHLVRKIEAAINFSFIYDLVKDKYSEKGRPSIDPVILIKLTFIQYTFGIRSMRQTIEELKTNMAYRWFLGYGFHDKVPHFSTFGKNYERRFKDSDLFEQIFYRILKTAAEKNLISAEHVFVDSTHVKASANKRKFEKKVVRKETRAYQERLQEEINQDREDHGKKPFPPDKFDKEEYKEIKESTTDPESGYYVKDERTKQFAYSFHAAADRNGFVLGAIVTPGNTHDSHILEPLVEQVIEKVSKPKAVAADAAYKTPAITSYLLKNDITPALPYTRPRTKEGFFRKHEYVYDEHFDCYICPTGEILKYTTTTKEGYRQYKSDPRICAGCPFLSQCTQSQAHQKLIQRHVWEEHVEEADHLRHHQDVKPIYEKRKETIERVFADAKEKHGMRWTTLRGLKKMSMQAMLTFAAMNLKKMANWTWQGPEMA, encoded by the coding sequence ATGCTTTCAAAACATAATCCAATTCAACGGGATCAAATTGAAATGGTTGCTTTAGACGAACTTGTACCGGCGGACCATTTGGTCCGCAAAATTGAAGCGGCGATTAATTTCTCATTCATCTATGACTTGGTAAAAGATAAGTATTCAGAAAAAGGCCGCCCAAGTATTGACCCTGTAATATTAATTAAACTCACATTTATTCAATATACCTTCGGTATTCGCTCCATGCGTCAAACAATTGAAGAATTGAAAACGAATATGGCTTATCGATGGTTTTTAGGATATGGCTTTCACGATAAAGTTCCTCACTTCTCAACTTTCGGTAAAAATTATGAGCGCCGATTTAAAGACAGCGATCTCTTTGAACAAATATTTTACCGAATCTTAAAAACCGCAGCTGAAAAGAATTTAATTAGTGCTGAACACGTTTTTGTAGATTCTACTCATGTAAAAGCGAGTGCAAATAAACGCAAATTTGAAAAGAAAGTTGTTCGAAAAGAAACCCGTGCTTATCAAGAACGCCTTCAAGAGGAGATTAACCAAGACCGCGAGGATCATGGAAAAAAGCCGTTTCCACCTGATAAGTTTGATAAAGAAGAATACAAAGAAATCAAGGAAAGTACAACAGATCCAGAGAGTGGCTACTATGTAAAAGATGAGCGTACAAAACAGTTCGCTTATTCTTTCCATGCGGCTGCAGACCGCAACGGCTTCGTGTTAGGCGCAATTGTAACCCCTGGTAACACGCATGATAGTCATATTTTAGAGCCATTGGTAGAACAAGTCATTGAGAAAGTTAGTAAACCAAAAGCTGTTGCGGCAGACGCAGCCTATAAAACACCTGCTATCACGAGCTACTTATTGAAAAACGACATCACACCTGCTTTACCTTACACACGACCTCGCACAAAAGAGGGTTTCTTCAGAAAACATGAGTATGTTTATGATGAGCATTTTGACTGTTACATTTGCCCAACTGGTGAGATATTAAAATATACTACAACTACAAAGGAAGGCTATCGTCAATATAAATCAGATCCTCGAATTTGTGCTGGATGCCCTTTCTTGTCTCAATGCACACAGAGTCAAGCACATCAAAAACTGATTCAACGTCATGTGTGGGAGGAACATGTGGAAGAAGCAGATCATCTTCGCCACCATCAAGACGTCAAACCGATCTATGAAAAACGCAAAGAAACAATTGAACGAGTATTCGCAGATGCAAAAGAAAAGCATGGCATGCGTTGGACAACCCTCAGGGGACTTAAAAAAATGTCGATGCAGGCGATGCTTACTTTCGCTGCCATGAATTTGAAGAAAATGGCCAACTGGACTTGGCAAGGTCCAGAAATGGCCTAA